Proteins from a genomic interval of Pseudoalteromonas sp. MEBiC 03607:
- a CDS encoding FapA family protein, protein MFKLAHNGNVLLDVHEHSPPSAAFIIEALEKSPYSECRVDHDSINNFFKSESNERTLVVASKHDATLEVKISDDKMQAIGELTVAEGGKVMSLEDAKKELIKAGVARGYKQAFLEKLLQQQFELPAGTKTEGVLAKGRLPIDGQPSKFVPQVETLKDRLKKPKLREDGTVDMRDFGKLASVEPGVLLIKQIPATPGKEGFTVTGDVLPAKPGESLTLVAGEGTEISKNNPLELISVIAGVPIEIANGMRVDDIFTIADVNVKSGHVDFEGSVIVTHNVEPGMRINAKGDITVMGTVESGNLSAAGNITIKQGVIGHQLEDKSLSCNIICQGDIHLSHGQYCYLEANNILIERQSSHCVMKATKLLQVGQEDNPQGKLFGGEILDAQMVIAGEIGNESGAKMLINLAASGADVTAQTDQCLKDLAQTDSQLDTLQEAIEKADQVKDVEKKKLLLAKIGATQMHYCEQAEMLEKKLSTLENHLHDLLEDAKLIVNKTLHSGVEIHIFDKVLRTNRQYPPCKVKLEENKVEVEFKTS, encoded by the coding sequence GTGTTTAAGCTCGCTCACAATGGCAACGTTTTATTAGATGTTCATGAACATTCGCCACCAAGTGCTGCATTTATCATCGAAGCACTTGAGAAATCACCTTATAGTGAGTGCCGAGTTGATCACGACTCTATTAATAACTTTTTTAAAAGTGAATCGAATGAGCGTACGCTCGTTGTTGCCTCTAAACATGATGCAACTCTAGAAGTAAAAATAAGTGATGACAAAATGCAGGCGATAGGCGAATTAACAGTCGCTGAAGGCGGCAAAGTTATGAGCTTAGAAGACGCCAAAAAAGAGCTAATAAAAGCAGGTGTAGCACGAGGTTACAAACAGGCATTTTTAGAAAAGTTATTACAACAGCAATTTGAATTACCAGCAGGCACCAAAACAGAAGGTGTTTTAGCAAAAGGCCGTCTTCCAATTGATGGTCAGCCATCCAAGTTTGTGCCACAAGTCGAAACACTAAAAGATCGCCTAAAAAAACCAAAACTTCGCGAAGATGGCACTGTTGATATGCGTGATTTTGGTAAATTAGCTAGCGTTGAGCCCGGCGTGCTGTTGATTAAGCAAATTCCAGCGACTCCAGGAAAAGAAGGCTTTACAGTGACAGGCGATGTACTTCCCGCCAAACCGGGAGAGAGCCTCACTTTGGTCGCAGGTGAAGGCACCGAAATCTCTAAAAACAACCCACTAGAACTTATTTCTGTCATTGCAGGTGTGCCGATTGAGATCGCCAACGGAATGCGCGTAGATGATATTTTTACTATCGCCGATGTAAACGTAAAAAGTGGTCACGTAGACTTTGAAGGTAGCGTCATTGTTACTCACAACGTTGAACCTGGCATGCGTATTAACGCCAAAGGCGACATTACCGTAATGGGCACCGTTGAGTCAGGTAACTTATCCGCCGCTGGCAACATCACAATAAAGCAAGGCGTCATTGGTCATCAGCTAGAAGATAAAAGTCTTTCCTGTAATATTATTTGCCAAGGTGATATTCACTTATCTCATGGCCAATACTGCTACTTAGAAGCGAATAATATCCTTATTGAACGTCAATCTAGCCACTGTGTCATGAAAGCCACTAAGCTGTTACAAGTTGGTCAAGAAGATAACCCGCAGGGCAAACTGTTTGGCGGTGAGATTTTAGATGCACAAATGGTTATTGCTGGTGAAATTGGCAATGAATCTGGCGCAAAAATGTTAATAAACTTAGCAGCATCAGGTGCCGACGTCACCGCACAAACAGATCAATGCCTAAAAGATCTTGCGCAGACAGACTCACAACTAGACACTCTTCAAGAAGCAATAGAAAAAGCGGATCAAGTAAAAGATGTTGAGAAGAAAAAACTGTTACTCGCTAAAATAGGTGCCACACAAATGCATTACTGTGAGCAAGCTGAAATGTTAGAAAAAAAACTATCAACGCTTGAGAACCACCTACATGACTTACTTGAAGACGCAAAGCTCATTGTTAATAAAACACTGCACTCTGGTGTAGAAATTCATATTTTCGACAAAGTATTGCGTACAAACCGCCAATACCCACCGTGTAAGGTCAAGCTTGAAGAAAACAAGGTTGAGGTAGAGTTTAAAACCAGTTAA
- the asnA gene encoding aspartate--ammonia ligase translates to MSSHYLQQQQQISKVKQFFSSQLEQQLGLVEVQAPILAKVGDGIQDNLSGTENAVSVAVKTIPGSQFEVVHSLAKWKRKTLADYGFSVGEGLYTHMKALRPDEESLSPIHSVYVDQWDWEKVICESTERTLDKLKETVTSLYQAIKATERFVASEFDLTPFLPEQITFIHSEQLRQMYPDFTAKQREKAVAQEYGAVFLIGIGGTLADGKIHDVRAPDYDDWSTQTCSKFAGLNGDILVWNPVLEDAFEISSMGIRVSPDALATQLAITGDQARLEFDWHKQLLAKKFPQTIGGGIGQSRLAMLLLQKQHIGQVQVGVWPEQLKQQVEGIL, encoded by the coding sequence ATGAGTTCACACTATCTGCAGCAACAGCAGCAAATTAGTAAAGTAAAACAGTTCTTTTCAAGCCAATTAGAACAACAATTAGGGTTAGTTGAAGTACAAGCACCAATCTTGGCAAAGGTGGGCGATGGTATTCAAGATAATCTAAGTGGTACTGAAAATGCTGTCTCGGTCGCAGTAAAAACAATTCCTGGTAGTCAATTTGAAGTAGTTCATTCTTTAGCTAAGTGGAAGCGTAAAACCTTGGCTGATTACGGTTTTTCAGTAGGTGAGGGGCTCTATACGCATATGAAAGCACTTCGCCCTGATGAAGAGTCACTTAGCCCAATTCATTCAGTGTATGTTGATCAATGGGATTGGGAAAAAGTAATTTGCGAGAGCACGGAGCGTACTCTTGATAAGCTTAAAGAAACTGTGACATCACTTTATCAGGCGATTAAAGCAACCGAGCGCTTTGTAGCGAGTGAATTTGATTTAACGCCTTTTTTGCCTGAGCAAATCACCTTTATACATAGTGAGCAGTTGCGCCAGATGTATCCTGACTTTACTGCGAAACAACGTGAAAAAGCGGTGGCGCAAGAATACGGTGCGGTATTCTTAATTGGTATTGGCGGCACACTCGCGGATGGTAAAATTCATGACGTACGGGCACCGGATTATGACGATTGGTCAACGCAAACATGCAGCAAATTTGCAGGCTTAAATGGTGATATTTTAGTTTGGAATCCTGTGCTTGAAGATGCTTTTGAAATATCTTCAATGGGCATTCGCGTAAGCCCTGATGCTTTAGCTACTCAGTTAGCGATTACTGGCGATCAGGCTCGCTTAGAGTTTGATTGGCATAAACAGCTACTTGCGAAAAAGTTTCCGCAAACAATAGGTGGTGGTATTGGCCAATCTCGACTGGCTATGTTGCTGTTACAAAAGCAGCACATTGGACAAGTACAAGTAGGTGTATGGCCTGAGCAACTAAAACAGCAAGTGGAAGGAATTCTTTAA
- a CDS encoding RidA family protein, with protein MNKSFISTDNAPAAIGTYSQAVKVGTAVYLSGQIPLVPETMEVISEDFTEQTHQVFKNLSAVCQAAGGQIQDMVKVNIFLTDLSNFAIVNEVMSQYFKQPYPARAAIGISALPKGVQIEIDGIMELPSTN; from the coding sequence ATGAACAAATCATTTATTTCTACTGATAATGCGCCTGCAGCAATCGGCACTTACAGCCAAGCAGTTAAAGTAGGCACGGCTGTTTATTTATCAGGTCAAATTCCATTAGTGCCAGAAACAATGGAAGTGATCTCAGAAGACTTTACTGAACAAACACACCAAGTATTCAAAAATTTATCTGCTGTTTGCCAAGCTGCTGGCGGTCAAATTCAAGATATGGTGAAAGTAAATATCTTCTTAACTGACTTATCAAACTTTGCGATTGTTAACGAAGTTATGAGTCAATACTTCAAGCAGCCTTACCCTGCACGCGCTGCAATTGGTATTAGCGCTTTACCAAAAGGTGTGCAAATTGAGATTGACGGTATCATGGAGCTGCCTTCAACAAACTAA